AATTCTTTGCTTATGGTGATACCATCTGAACCATCTGAAGCTAAGGTTTTAGATACATCAAAAGATGAATGGTCTTCTGAGAAGGTCTTTTCATCTATTGATCTCGAAGTTTCTCTTACGCTGTCAATGGATACTTTTGAGAAATCTTTAGTTAAATCTGCCGTTGAGTCTTTTGAAAGTTCATTCGTTGCAAAGTCCCTTGAAGTATCTTTGCTATCTATTGAAGATTTTGAATAATCTTTTGTTAAATCAATAGATTTTTTTGATAAATCAGGAGTACCTCTGTCTTCATTTTGATCATCAATTTTAAATTCGTCTTTTGTATCAAAAGACATTTTAGAAGTATCTTTAAGTAGTTCAGCCCCACTTAATTTGGACAGATCAGCCGAAGTTCTATCCTCAATTATAGATTTCTGATCGTCTTCGGAAGACTTTGTCAGGGTGGAAATAACAGTTGTAACTGATGATTCAGTAGTTGATTTTGATACAACATCGGAACGAAGAACGCTGTCAACAAAGTGAGTTTTTTTCCCCGTAAATGGCATCGGTTTTTCGTCTTGTGGCTGTATACTGGAACTGGCTTCTGATTCATGTGAGCTTAATACATGATGCTCGTCAAAACCTTTTTGTTCGATGAATTTTGAATCTTCTCCAAAGTATTCAGTCTATAAAAAGTAAACATATAAGCTAAAATAATAAGGCTGACACAAATAATTTGTAAATCAATAACAGCTAAAACCTATTATGtgaaaataagtaatttattaaataatattaaaatctcaCTTCTTTCTCTGGAAAATCATCAGCATCATCTAAAGAATCTGTGCGCATTTTTTTTGGGTCAAAACTAGAAGCTGGAAGCTTATTATCGACTTCTGAAGAAGGCTCGATAATTTCCAAAACTTTAGCTTTATCCATATCTAAAacaatgtaatttattaataaaatttgtaaaataaaaacaaacaaaaatattatgtgttgttAGAAATAGCACCGAAACTTAATACCCAACTTTAATTTACATACACAGTCTTAACAAAGTATATTATTGAAAACTAATTGAAAATCATCAATCAGTGAGTATTTCTTGATAATAGTGATGAAATATAGCGAACATTTTTGATCAACTCAGctttaaatcaaatcaaattggTTCATCAGTTGCTTGAATCTTTAAAACAACTCAACGAAAAAGGCATTCATAGCATCCAAGCATAAAAAACGCATGTGTTTCGAAATAATATAACTCAATACACACTGACACAGGCCAGTGGATTCACAGAGTTTAGTTTATCACTCACGTACCCACTACTGATACGTCACATAACATTTACCTCATCAGTACAATAGGGTAGCGCACCAGTACGGTCGTCGATCGACATGCTGACAAATATTTCGGCACacaaattttgtatggatatatTTCCTgcgattttgtgaatataataatatattcatattatactCGCTGTTCAGCGAGTATAATTCCCAGCTTATAATAGTCCATGATACTCGTATCTCGAAGTTCGCCCATAACAATTGCAATGAATtgctagtaatatatttttaatataatgtaatagaTAAGAAAGTAACAAAAGTACTGGAATTACCTGACTCGGAATCTGTATATATTTGCTCCTCCATTTCATCCGGAGAACTTTGAACCGAAAATGTTCTAATTTGTTTTTTCTTAGGCATTATCATCGTTTCTCCACTGTCCCTTGACAAAGATTTTGTCAATCCTGGCTTATCTTTTATTCTTTTTGCATCTGATATATTCTCTAATGTTAAGTCTACATACTGGTCTTGTGAATCTTTAGATTTGTCTAATAGCCCTTCAACTGTGACGACGGCTTCTTCAATTATTGAATCTACTGAAACTTCGCCTTCCAAGTCCTTCGGGTGTTCTTCGATTGGTGCATCTTCCGAAGACATATCAATATCTTCTGACgcctgtttaattattatttcaatattttcagCCATTTGTTTCATTGCTGAGTCAGacttttttaattctttttttgaatcatcagctttatatttttctaaaacttCTGTCTTTAGTTTTGAAATATCTTCCTCCGTTTCAGTTTCTGACTCTGCTATTCTTTCTAATGATATAGCAGGGCTGATACAAGAATGTCTACGTTCGTCTTTCGTAGGTACTTTAGCATCGTAAGATCGTTTTTCTGAATCGAATTCTTTCACTATAGATTTCTCGTGTAGGGGACTGCGAGCCAAAGCATCGGCTGTCCCTTTTTGCAGTATTTCATCTACAACATTCGTTACTTCTTTCTTAGATATTTCGGAAGCTCCATGTTGAACGAtcccttttttaatttttttcgaaTCTTTACCTGAATCTGATATTTCATCTCCAACGGAAAATTTATCAAGAGTGTCTGTTCTTATTTTACTGACATCAAACTTAGTTCCTTgaatttttttatcttcaaaatCAGGTTCAATTGACTTAGTGCTTTTAATAATTTGATCATCACCTTTTTTTACTTCAATAGGTGCTGGTGGTTCTGTTGAAGAGATAATGTTTTCGATTTCAGTAACAATTTGCGATTTATATTTAACTGAAGATGTAACTTCAGAAACTTTTGTTGACACTGATTCTTCGCCAGTTGGATATTTTGTTCTCTCTGTTATTGTAGTTTTTGTAACTTCCTCTCCACTAGGTTTTTTGGCTATTTCTGTCAATGTAACAATTGTAATAGTTTCACCAGATGGTCCTATTTTTGTTTGTGTATCCGATTGTGCTTTTAATAGTTCTTCTTTCAAATCGTGTTTATGTAGTTCATCGCTACTTGTTTCTTGTGCAAAAGTTTTAATGATATCAGTAGAAACACTTTCAGTTACATCACTTATTTTGGTCATGCATTTTTCAGATGTTGTGTGTTCTGATTCCTTTGTTGCAACCTCTCCTGTTAGATATTTTGTGGTTTCTCTTACAGTAGTTTTAACTTGTTCTTCTCCGTCGAGTCCATTAATTTTTTCAATAGTAGTTGTAGTGGTTATTTCTTCTCCCGCATTCCCAATAGTTGTAGTTACGGATGTGTCTATTATATCTGTATCCTCGTGTTCTTTCTCTTTGACGGATGTTTCTGTTGTTTTTTGTGTTATAGACTCTCTGGCATCCGTGATTTTTTTAGAAGAAGCTATCAATGTTTCATGAGATAAGCCCGTTTCTCTTTTTAATTGCTCCTCACGTTCTTTGTGAAGGAATTGGCTTGTGAAATCTTTTTCTTGTGcacttaaagtaaaaaattatacatgtaaaactaaataattttaaataaactgATATTTTAACTTGTTAGTTACTTTAATATGGATCAATAAGTTGATGAAATTATTGCAAGAAACAAaggaattatttttgtttttctcaataatattatagttacaaaCGCTTAAATTCATACCTTATTTCAGATATATGGGGCAGCTTATGCACGTATTCTGAAACATGATCTTCTGGGAAGCCCTCTACATCATCTAATGAATCTCCATGTGTTAACTTTGCTGGTTTCGCTGGTTCAAtctttttatctataaaaatatgatttggATAGCAGCAAAGTTTGAAAAATCTTATTTCATCATCAATTACATTCATTTTTACtacattaaaaaagtaataaaattgttttgatACCTTCTTTCCTAAAATCTGATCTCTCTTTTGACAATATATTAACATGAGTTCCTTGTGTTGCTATATCATCTTCTGATTCTTCAAATGTGTAATCTCTTGATTCTGTTAGGCTGTGAGCATCAGAAAGACGTTTTTCTTCAAGCCGTAGCTCACTTGCAGATCCGGACTCAACAGACGTTACTGATTGTCGTTTTGTTTCATCTGAAATGAAATTTCATTAAATccttttttcttataaatggaaagtAATgttataaagaatatttatataattgttAAACGCCTAGTTAAATTTTTTACCTTTATCTAACGTTGCTCCAGCTAGAATTTTAGATTCTGATTTCTCAATTTGCTTTATAATATCCTTAACGGATTTCGTAGCATCTTTCTGTTTTAAATCTTCCAAGTCATCATCTTTTGCTACACCTTCTTCTGACGAGGTTTTCTTATCAGTTACTGCGTCTTCCGAACTTATTTTATCAGAGATACCTTCAGAGGACTTTTTATCTGAAATTTCAACCTCTCTGCTGCTctccgaggaaattttatcagAGACATCATCCTTTTCGAATGAACGATCAACTTCTTCGGCTTCAGTGACAATCATTTGGAACTCTTGCTTAGACTTTGATGGCTCGGTCTCTATCAAGTCGCTTAATTTGCTGATTGATATTGATTCTGTTCTTGAATGCCTCTTTGGAGTCATTTTCTTAAAAAGTACCTCTGGCTCTTCACACTGAGATATTTCTTGTTTATCAGAATCTAACGTTGTTGAATCAATTTTCAAAGCAGTAAATCCACTTATACTTTCTTCAAACTTTTCATCACCAAAGGCGCTACCAGAATCAGCAGTACCTTCATATTCTGCTCTCTCATCAAAATCTGATGAAGAAATTTTTGCTTTGACATCTGACTGATCAGATTTTGAAGACTCAGCTTCTGAGTGTCGTCTAGAATCAGTATGTTCTGAATCTTCTAACGAATCAGAATAGATTCTTTTTGAGAAGAAGCATTCTTGAACTGAATCATCCTCTGGTACTGTTTCAATAAATTGTCTTGCTTTAGCGCTTATGACAGGAGACTCTTTCGAAGTATCCTAAACGAGAATAAAATTTCATGTAAATTATATGAAACTACTactatttatcaaaataattaaaacttaattatgtATTGTTATAAGTTTCTACCTTCTCAGGTTCTTTGGTTAAAAGTGTTGACGAATGAACACTTTCAAATTGTAAAAATTCTTTAGTTATATCTTTGGTACTCGTGGTAGATTTATCTACGACAGTAAAATCTTCACCAGATTTTGTCACAACAACATCTTTAGGACCTCGTTCAACAGGCTTATGTGCAGGGCTGAGTCCAATCTGGTCATCTAATTCCGAAAATTGAGAGCCATCCAAAGAATCGCTTCTTTGTTTTGAATCTCTAGAATAAACCTggcaaattcaaaaataataatatttaactttattataggtggttttaaaatgttatttgatATTATTCGTTTACCTTTGATTCTGTTTGGGATACAAAACTTATATCCTTTTCAGTGCTCTGTTGTAAATCAGCCATAGAATCCGCTGTACATGAAAGGATTGTAGATTCATAGGACATTTTTTTGTCAGATCCTCCAGAATCAGTTTTCGTATGTTTGCTAATATCTGACTTTGTACTTGAAATAGACTGAGGAACTTCAgcctaaaacaaattaaatcatCACTGTTATCCTAGTTTTGgacttaaaaagtaataatattatagtattagatTCATATTACCTTGTCTTTTTCCACAGTAGTCATAGTAACACCCTTTTCTTCAAAAGTTTCAGAAATTTCTTCTTCGCTTACCTTTGTTCTTAACTCATCAGTTAattgtttttcaattttatatttcttGGCCATCATATCTTGCTCATCTGGTTGctttttatgtttataaatatctttttttaaatcatgTGTGATGTCAGATGTTAATTGATTTGCTTccaatttatgttttttatctttttcaGCCTTTACAGTAGTCTGAGATTCAGTTTCTGTTTCGGAATCTGTAGATTTTTTGAGAAACTCACTATCTTCTTCTGATGATACCTGGACAAGAGTTGAATCGGTTCGTACTGACTTGGTGAAAACTTTACTTTTATCACTTGTATGTTTCACTCTAGAATCAAATTGTTGTATTGTTTCTTTGATTGATTTTACGGATTCTATATGTTTTTCTGCTTCTGTGTGAATTTTATGAGTGACATTTTCTTCGGTTTCTCTAAGAGAGATTTGTTTTGATTGGTCTCTTATAAAAGCTTGTGTATATTCTATGCCTGGATCTTGTTCTTGAGTATGTTTCTTTAAAGCTTCTTTGGTTAATTTTACTGTTGTTTTTGGTAAATCTACAGATGATTCTTTTGTAAGTTTTGTTTCAATagcatttattttatcttttaagGTCGCTTCTGCTATATCTTTTTCGTCAACAACTAAATCTGGAGATTTATCTCCGTCATCAAGCTTTTCTTCAATTTTGGCGCTATCAATTTCTTTTTGTGAAATAACATCCCTTGAAAAACTATCTATTTTTGTTGTTTCAGTACTTGTTTTTGTGTCTATAGTATCTGATGGAATTGATTTTCGTGGCGTAATAGTAACATTAGAAAAGTCACCGGAAGAGAACTTCATAGACTCATTTCTCATATGCCTTTGTAAATGCTTAGGAGTAGGCTTAGCTGGTGAGGAGGGGTCAAATTTTCTAAATTGATCCGTAGGCCTTTCCGGTTTCTTTTGCTCTAATGAAGGTGTCTTTTCACTAATTTCTTTGTCAACCTCTTCTTCCCCAGTATCAGGTGTAGTTTTCGAACGTGTCCGTTCCAATTTTGGTTCTTTTTCCTTGACCTACAATTGTGTTAAAAATGTAgttatactttttttatgatACTAACTAGTAAGCGatactttttttatactaactctaaaaatataataaaataactaaaaccTGCTGTTCGATGTCCTGGAACTTTTTGATGTCTGGCTTAATTTGagttttaatttcaattatttcCTCTCTAATTTCTTTCTTTTGCTTAGACGCTGGTATTTTACTAGaacttaattttttagttatttgttCTTTCCTTTCTGCGACACTCCGTTTGACatctatattataaacataaaatattagtttaggTAAACAGAATAATATCCCTATACAAGGGATTCAGCaataactttaacttaaacTACCTTCGTCTTCTTCACTTTCTTCACTAGGTGTGGGGGTTCTTTCAATTTCGCTTTTATCAAGAACACATTTTTCTTCTGGCGAATATTTAGCTTCATCCTGATCTAAGTCTTCTGTACGAATACCTTCTATAACTTGATTGTCATCGTGTATTAGTTCTTTTAATTTATTGTCTTCATCAACTTTATAAAAACATcaatataattatgaattactaatattgactttaaaattttaacgcataattacataaatatatataacgcATATTTATATTTAGAAAGCCCGCTTTAAAATAGTTAACGCAATTTTACAGGAAAAAACCGTAATTGGAGACAGATTACAGAatagttttaatgaaataaatattctacAAAAACTAAATCGATCCGTAAATATTAAGCTTTTGTAGATTTTCATCACGTAaactacttattattaattatgaagaACTACGGCTTTTTCCATtttcaaaatatgtattacATTGATGCTTTGTTTTAATTACATCAAATAAAAAGCTTTCGAATATTTGTAATACAATGCAAAAGTACCTTTGTAAGCCTCTATTTCTTCTGAAGCTTGCCGTTCTTGGTATATATTTCGTTGTATTCGTCTTTCGTTTGTCAGTTCAGATTGTGGTGCTATAATATCGTCTCTTCCAATACGACATAAAGCTAGTTCTAATGAATTATctaaaatgaattttattttatatcaaaacaaaattttgactATAGAAGTACATTTTATAGGCACAATCACATATTTTGAGGTTTTTACCTTGAGCTTTCGTCCCAGATTGTGTCCTCCATAATTTAAGCATGAGTTCGGCTTGTTCAGCACTCGTTATACGTTTGGCTTGTATTTGGTTTACAGTTGCAACACTTACTCCCAATTCGTAAGCTAGAGCAACCCAATCCTTACCCAGTAAATTGCATATATCTTCTAACCTAaaattgaaaatacaaaaattttacattcCTTTTTATCTAGTTGAATTtcaattcaaatttaaatatctTTACGATTGTATTACATATCCAAACATGTTTTCCtaaattttcaataaattttgttccatataatattattttggatgGTGTGTTACttcaaacattataatattattaaaatgacatttaaGAAATATAACCTTGGGTCACTAAGCCGCTGTCTCCAAATTAGCTCTTGTTCTTCAGTACGTCGTGGTAAGGAATCGACTGGTGCCGGCGATGTTCTTTCGGCTGGTATATCATCCGGCACCATTATATTAAGGGCAGCGATCTGGAAGAGTTAGGGAAGTGATAAATATCTAGGATTTTATTGCCAGACTTTATTGCCaatacataaatacatttcaactTACCGGTGCTGGTGACGGTTCTCCCTTCGGTACCTTCGGGTCTCTCATAAATTGACACCTACAAATAGGTTCAAGGTCCTGAGTCTTTATCATAACTGGGAAGGCAACTCTGTTTTCTCTAAACGCTCTAAATGGTAT
This DNA window, taken from Aricia agestis chromosome 19, ilAriAges1.1, whole genome shotgun sequence, encodes the following:
- the LOC121736712 gene encoding ankyrin-2-like isoform X15 produces the protein MTTETATPNQADASSTFLRAARAGQIEKIISLLEQGVDINVSNANGLNAIHLASKDGHVEVVRELLQRGAAIDAATKKGNTALHIASLAGQEAVVKLLVQNGAQVNIQSQNGFTPLYMAAQENHDGVVKFLLANGANQSLATEDGFTPLAVAMQQGHEKVVAVLLEADTRGRVRLPALHIAAKKDDVKAANLLLENEHNPDVTSKSGFTPLHIAAHYGNESVARLLLAKGADVNCAAKHNICPLHVAAKWGKENMVSLLCDNGANVEARTRDGLTPLHCAARSGHERVVEALLDRGAPITSKSKNGLAPLHMAAQGDHAEAARVLLSRRAPVDDVTVDYLTALHVAAHCGHAKVAKLLLDRNADANARALNGFTPLHIACKKNRIKVVELLLKYGASIQATTESGLTPLHVASFMGCMNIVIYLLQHEANPDVPTVRGETPLHLAARANQTDIIRILLRNGAAVEATARERHTPLHIASRLGNVDIAVLLLQHGADVRALTAGHYNALHIAAKHHNHDVASALIEHNAPLTATTKKGFSALHLAAKYGNLKVANLLLAHGASPDQAGKNGMTPLHVAAQYDKQAVANTLLEKGADAKAVAKNGHTPLHIAARKNQMETAATLLEYGALTNAESKAGFTPLHLAAQQGHTEMCSLLLEHSAEVDHQSKNGLAALHLAAQEDRVPVAQLLVKNGAEVGICTKGGYTPLHIASHYGQANMVRFLLENGASVKAQTAHGYTALHHAAQQGHINIVNILLEHKADANATTVNGQTPLDIASKLGYVTVMETLKEVSEPSLAPATQEKYKVVAPETMLETFMSDSEEEGGEDTILNDQPYRYLTADDMKSLGDDSLPIDVTKDERTESAMSHKNVMEISQTSMNGIPYQPQQEVVKSVSRYSAVHAPEAYCYNVDPTQPKKKLQWKNFLVSFLVDARGGALRGCRGGGVRVIVPPLSAQQPTRITCRYLKPSRINHMPPLMEGEALASRVLEMGPVSAKFLGPVILEVPHYASLRGKEREIVILRSDNGTSWREHNADATDDVVQDILHETLEIEDTNEDEKGWDAPRVTRILTHDFPQYFAVISRIRQEVHAIGPEGGMVSSSVVPQVQAVFPQGALTKKIKVGLQAQIIDSELTAKLLGRGVAVSPVVTVEPRRRKFHKAITLSMPAPRPHTQGMTNQYSTSSAPTLRLLCSISGGTNRAHWEDVTENTPLTFVNDCVSFTTTVSARYWLIDCRHVEDATKMATELYREAIHVPFMARFVVYAKRTDECQAQLRMFCVTDDKEDKALERIERFIQVAKSRDVEVHEGKPIYLEFGGNLVPVAKSGEQLTIPFRAFRENRVAFPVMIKTQDLEPICRCQFMRDPKVPKGEPSPAPIAALNIMVPDDIPAERTSPAPVDSLPRRTEEQELIWRQRLSDPRLEDICNLLGKDWVALAYELGVSVATVNQIQAKRITSAEQAELMLKLWRTQSGTKAQDNSLELALCRIGRDDIIAPQSELTNERRIQRNIYQERQASEEIEAYKVDEDNKLKELIHDDNQVIEGIRTEDLDQDEAKYSPEEKCVLDKSEIERTPTPSEESEEDEDVKRSVAERKEQITKKLSSSKIPASKQKKEIREEIIEIKTQIKPDIKKFQDIEQQVKEKEPKLERTRSKTTPDTGEEEVDKEISEKTPSLEQKKPERPTDQFRKFDPSSPAKPTPKHLQRHMRNESMKFSSGDFSNVTITPRKSIPSDTIDTKTSTETTKIDSFSRDVISQKEIDSAKIEEKLDDGDKSPDLVVDEKDIAEATLKDKINAIETKLTKESSVDLPKTTVKLTKEALKKHTQEQDPGIEYTQAFIRDQSKQISLRETEENVTHKIHTEAEKHIESVKSIKETIQQFDSRVKHTSDKSKVFTKSVRTDSTLVQVSSEEDSEFLKKSTDSETETESQTTVKAEKDKKHKLEANQLTSDITHDLKKDIYKHKKQPDEQDMMAKKYKIEKQLTDELRTKVSEEEISETFEEKGVTMTTVEKDKAEVPQSISSTKSDISKHTKTDSGGSDKKMSYESTILSCTADSMADLQQSTEKDISFVSQTESKVYSRDSKQRSDSLDGSQFSELDDQIGLSPAHKPVERGPKDVVVTKSGEDFTVVDKSTTSTKDITKEFLQFESVHSSTLLTKEPEKDTSKESPVISAKARQFIETVPEDDSVQECFFSKRIYSDSLEDSEHTDSRRHSEAESSKSDQSDVKAKISSSDFDERAEYEGTADSGSAFGDEKFEESISGFTALKIDSTTLDSDKQEISQCEEPEVLFKKMTPKRHSRTESISISKLSDLIETEPSKSKQEFQMIVTEAEEVDRSFEKDDVSDKISSESSREVEISDKKSSEGISDKISSEDAVTDKKTSSEEGVAKDDDLEDLKQKDATKSVKDIIKQIEKSESKILAGATLDKDETKRQSVTSVESGSASELRLEEKRLSDAHSLTESRDYTFEESEDDIATQGTHVNILSKERSDFRKEDKKIEPAKPAKLTHGDSLDDVEGFPEDHVSEYVHKLPHISEISAQEKDFTSQFLHKEREEQLKRETGLSHETLIASSKKITDARESITQKTTETSVKEKEHEDTDIIDTSVTTTIGNAGEEITTTTTIEKINGLDGEEQVKTTVRETTKYLTGEVATKESEHTTSEKCMTKISDVTESVSTDIIKTFAQETSSDELHKHDLKEELLKAQSDTQTKIGPSGETITIVTLTEIAKKPSGEEVTKTTITERTKYPTGEESVSTKVSEVTSSVKYKSQIVTEIENIISSTEPPAPIEVKKGDDQIIKSTKSIEPDFEDKKIQGTKFDVSKIRTDTLDKFSVGDEISDSGKDSKKIKKGIVQHGASEISKKEVTNVVDEILQKGTADALARSPLHEKSIVKEFDSEKRSYDAKVPTKDERRHSCISPAISLERIAESETETEEDISKLKTEVLEKYKADDSKKELKKSDSAMKQMAENIEIIIKQASEDIDMSSEDAPIEEHPKDLEGEVSVDSIIEEAVVTVEGLLDKSKDSQDQYVDLTLENISDAKRIKDKPGLTKSLSRDSGETMIMPKKKQIRTFSVQSSPDEMEEQIYTDSESDMDKAKVLEIIEPSSEVDNKLPASSFDPKKMRTDSLDDADDFPEKETEYFGEDSKFIEQKGFDEHHVLSSHESEASSSIQPQDEKPMPFTGKKTHFVDSVLRSDVVSKSTTESSVTTVISTLTKSSEDDQKSIIEDRTSADLSKLSGAELLKDTSKMSFDTKDEFKIDDQNEDRGTPDLSKKSIDLTKDYSKSSIDSKDTSRDFATNELSKDSTADLTKDFSKVSIDSVRETSRSIDEKTFSEDHSSFDVSKTLASDGSDGITISKEFIEEERSISKIVHVSTSSSQETSIMTESKGMSEVDDKSLDRTNKLEKSDYQMKSIEEKCDSLKDDDDDENETENLTKDDSEVPDMKELNRRCSNLLEDISSQGALIRIDSSHVTQDLVSKFSKTPPPSPVDLIMKERAKCEEPSSDRPVGLHLKGSDSTFLDTSRQSPRASSAGDSLISETEAHQSDPASGSWSGQDEELSSSGSFSRARADLMLGSTDSLEATSSNATRATFNYEVDTPMTGSLTSGAVRPPGSNTMVSSLDTMDPVTAVQMESLEHQSTSEHYSQEYEVHEPDSDTERLELDGRTPKAKERTIMFDSTDTLSAVSGDGSVREVTVEAPAATFYIGDTPITRGERHEEEESQPTLSGSCPASLPPTAQPSLPVPAQRRSLTTLAKSPSSSSEHSPKK